The DNA region GACGGTCCACCGACTCGAGGCCGCCGGTATCGATCCCTCGGCCGTGACCGACGTGGTGCTCACCCACCTGCACATGGACCATGTCGGCGGGTTGCTCACCGCCGGGTTGAAGGAACGGCTGCGCCCCGATCTGCGGGTGCACGTCGCCAGCGCCGAGGCCGAATTCTGGGAGGCACCCGACTTCTCCCACACCGAGATGCCTGCGCCGGTGCCGGACGCGCTGCGGTCGATCGCGTCCCGCTTCCTCGACGAATACCGCGGCCACCTGCGCACCTTCGAGACGGAGTACGAGGTGGCGCCCGGGGTACTCGTCGCCCGCACCGGAGGTCACACCCCCGGGCACAGCATCGTGCGCCTGGCCTCGGGCGGCGAGGGACTGACCTTCGCCGGCGACGCCGTGTTCGCACCCGGGTTCGACAACCCGCAGTGGCACAACGGTTTCGAACACGACCCCGAGGAATCGACCCGGGTCCGGGTCCAGCTCCTGCGGGAGCTGGCGGCGACCGGGGAGGCCCTGGTGGCCACCCACCTGCCGTTCCCGTCGGTCTGCCATGTGGCGACCGCGGGGGACGTCTTCCGCTGCGTTCCCGCCGGCTGGGACTACTGACCGCGTCCGGCGTTGCGGGTGCCCTCGGTGCACATCGAGCCCATCGCATCCGCGACTGGATCCTCGAAACAGCGTTGCGAGGGACGGCGCGCGAATAGTGCACTCCCCCATACGGACTACGGACTCTCAAGGGTTCGTTCCGGCTGGGCAGCTGCGAGTGGAATGGACGGCACAAACAGTCACGCGGAAGGCGCAATAGTGAACGTGTACGAAGCGGTGCAGAGCCGGCGGGCGGTGCGAGGGTTCAGCGACGAGCCGGTCCCGGGCGACGTGCTGCAGCGGGTGTTGTCCGCCGCAGCCTGGGCACCATCAGGATCGAATCTGCAACCGTGGCGGATCTACGTGGTCACCGGCGCACCGCTGGCCCGCCTCAAGAAGGTTGCCGTGGAGCGGGTGTCCGCCGGAGACCCCTGGGACGAGCGAGAATTCGAGATGTACCCAGCCGCCCTGAAGGCCCCGTACGGTGCGCGGCGTTCCACATTCGGTAGGGAGCGGTACAGCTCGCTCGGTATCACCCGCGATGACTGGGAGGCACGTCAGCGAGCCGCGATCGGCAACTGGGATTGTTTCGGGGCACCGGCCGCATTGTTCTGTTACATCGACCGTGATCTGGGCCGACCGCAATGGGCGGACCTCGGCATGTACCTGCAGACCGTCATGTTGCTGCTGCGTGCCGAAGGGTTGCACAGCTGCCCCCAGATGGCCTGGTCCCAGGTTCGTGAAACTGTCGCGGAGGCAGTCTTGCCGCCCGAGGACCTCATCTTGTTCTGCGGCATGTCGATTGGCTACGAGGACCCCGACGTGACCTTCATTCGCACCGGCCGCGCACCGCTGGCAGAAACGGTCACGTTCATCGGGGATTGAGGCGGAGCCAAGAATCACGCTGGCCGCGTCCATCAGGGAGTCGATGGGCAGAGGAACGCTGAGCATTTTGGCCAAGCACCTGGGCTGACCTGGTGGTCCCGGCTGGTTTCGAACCAGCGACCTTCCGCGTGTGAGAACGGCGGTGATCTATTCGCCCTGTTCGCTGCTCGCCGCCCGTTTCGCTGACCAGGTGTTTCCCACCGCGCACCGCGCGGGTCGCCGCGGTGAATGGGTCATCGGTGGGTCATCGGGGCCGTGTTTGAACAGGTGCGCGGGCCGACCCGCGCCGCGGCCGTCGCGGTGCCACGCGGCGTGCTCCCATGCGCGCATGACCAAAACCAGAGGCGTCCCAGGGCGCAGTTTCGAATACAAGATCGGCAGCCCCACTGCGAGGGCAGAGGTCGGTCGCCGTGTCGCGGCGGGTGAGCGGGTCGAGGCCGTCGCAGCCGCGTACGGCATCTCGGCCACTACCGCACGCCGCTACGCCGCGAAGGTCGAGGCCAGCCGATGAGCGACGGCGCGAACGATCCCACCGCCACCGAGGCGGAGTCCCGCAAGGCGGCGGACGGGGCAGATGCGAAATCCGGTGCGGCCGACAAGTCCGGTGCCAGCCCGAAAGCTGGTGACA from Mycolicibacterium sp. MU0053 includes:
- a CDS encoding MBL fold metallo-hydrolase; the protein is MSVDNLAAVGSQRLDELVPSRYAVQVGDIEVLVISDGVLPITARTMATNADPTEFGHWLDDRFLPQDVLDWPLNVVVVRSGDRTILVDAGLGVEFPDFPRAGQTVHRLEAAGIDPSAVTDVVLTHLHMDHVGGLLTAGLKERLRPDLRVHVASAEAEFWEAPDFSHTEMPAPVPDALRSIASRFLDEYRGHLRTFETEYEVAPGVLVARTGGHTPGHSIVRLASGGEGLTFAGDAVFAPGFDNPQWHNGFEHDPEESTRVRVQLLRELAATGEALVATHLPFPSVCHVATAGDVFRCVPAGWDY
- a CDS encoding nitroreductase, which codes for MNVYEAVQSRRAVRGFSDEPVPGDVLQRVLSAAAWAPSGSNLQPWRIYVVTGAPLARLKKVAVERVSAGDPWDEREFEMYPAALKAPYGARRSTFGRERYSSLGITRDDWEARQRAAIGNWDCFGAPAALFCYIDRDLGRPQWADLGMYLQTVMLLLRAEGLHSCPQMAWSQVRETVAEAVLPPEDLILFCGMSIGYEDPDVTFIRTGRAPLAETVTFIGD